A stretch of the Kushneria konosiri genome encodes the following:
- a CDS encoding ABC transporter ATP-binding protein codes for MATNTVLKVDKLCLHVEGQPVVKDLCFHVAAGERVCLLGPSGSGKSLTAGAILGLSPQSVQIDGSVCINGVEVADIRATRRSAQSRSGMVFQDTHSALNPLVSVGAQLREPFMRFHGLSRNAAMEAAVAMLAAMNIERPHEILQRSPAELSGGQRQRICMALALACKPALIVADEPTTALDVLTQQEVLKLLRECTGTADTPALLFISHDIGAACRLCERAVIIDEGRLVESNTLTHIIASPQHRFTRQLVHALRESAPGMPPYAPGFDAREGLLCTA; via the coding sequence ATGGCGACGAATACGGTGCTAAAGGTCGATAAGCTGTGCCTGCATGTGGAGGGCCAGCCGGTCGTGAAGGATCTTTGCTTTCATGTGGCCGCCGGAGAGCGGGTCTGCCTGCTGGGGCCATCAGGCTCCGGCAAGTCGCTGACGGCAGGGGCCATTCTGGGCCTGTCGCCGCAGTCGGTACAGATCGATGGCAGCGTCTGCATCAATGGGGTGGAGGTGGCCGACATTCGGGCCACACGGCGCTCGGCGCAGTCACGTTCGGGGATGGTCTTTCAGGACACGCACTCGGCGCTCAATCCACTGGTCAGCGTCGGGGCGCAGCTGCGTGAGCCGTTCATGCGCTTTCATGGGCTTTCCCGCAACGCTGCCATGGAGGCGGCGGTGGCCATGCTCGCCGCCATGAACATTGAGCGACCCCATGAGATATTGCAGCGCTCGCCGGCCGAGCTCTCCGGTGGACAGCGCCAGCGTATCTGCATGGCGCTGGCACTGGCCTGCAAACCGGCGCTGATCGTGGCCGATGAGCCCACCACGGCGCTGGATGTGCTCACCCAGCAAGAAGTGTTGAAGCTTCTGCGCGAATGCACCGGCACTGCGGATACCCCGGCGCTGTTGTTCATTTCCCACGACATCGGCGCCGCCTGCCGACTGTGTGAGCGCGCGGTCATTATCGATGAGGGCCGGCTGGTCGAGAGCAACACACTGACCCACATCATCGCCAGCCCCCAGCACCGCTTTACCCGTCAGCTGGTGCATGCGCTGCGGGAAAGTGCTCCCGGCATGCCTCCTTATGCGCCCGGTTTCGATGCACGCGAGGGGCTTTTGTGCACGGCGTAG
- a CDS encoding peptidylprolyl isomerase — protein sequence MLKPLLRGCLLALPLFSSLALADAEHPHVEIRTSQGNIELELDATAAPNTVENFLRYANEDFYQGTVFHRVIDGFMIQGGGMTADMASKETHDPIALEESGLKNTRGTIAMARTSQPDSATSQFFINLVDNQALDYRNLYEPGYTVFGHVVSGMDVVDAIAGAPTGRRGPYADVPSNPITILSVERLD from the coding sequence ATGCTGAAACCGTTACTGCGCGGCTGCCTGCTGGCGCTGCCGCTGTTCTCCTCCCTGGCGCTGGCCGATGCCGAGCATCCGCACGTCGAAATCCGCACCAGCCAGGGCAATATCGAGCTGGAGCTCGATGCCACGGCAGCACCCAACACGGTGGAGAACTTCCTGCGCTACGCCAATGAGGACTTCTATCAGGGCACCGTGTTTCACCGCGTCATTGATGGCTTCATGATTCAGGGCGGTGGCATGACCGCCGACATGGCGTCCAAAGAGACCCATGATCCCATCGCGCTGGAAGAAAGCGGGCTCAAGAACACCCGCGGCACCATTGCCATGGCGCGCACCAGCCAGCCGGATTCGGCCACCAGCCAGTTCTTCATCAACCTGGTTGACAATCAGGCGCTCGATTACCGCAATCTCTATGAACCCGGCTACACCGTGTTTGGTCATGTGGTGTCGGGCATGGATGTGGTCGATGCCATTGCCGGGGCACCGACCGGCCGTCGCGGGCCCTACGCCGATGTGCCCAGCAACCCGATCACCATTTTGTCGGTCGAACGACTGGATTGA
- a CDS encoding ABC transporter substrate-binding protein, with product MILRRAVYLSLGALSLALLTGCQKEDATEEASGARAADDRVRVAMLQPPRSGLNPLTDDAFKLSRWRTAETLIRLNDDGDPQPFLATEWEQLDERSWRFEIRDNVTFHDGTPLTASQVVRALTAATRAVPRPRILDGVNMTIEADGDNAVRVTTETPDPLVPNRLSSPQLAIMAAKAYGEDGRVNPIEAGTGPFVLKEINGTQSATLDRYDDYWGERAALAGIDADYVPDGTARAAALRTGTADVVEAVPVSQVALIDPERVHEVPMPRTNTLYLNTEHGVFSDPAMRAAAREALDRAALVRTVYEGRADEAKGLLGPALAWADGLRSSIEGRSEAAAPNGARITLGTFTDRAELPEVAVLLEQQLEAAGFDVQQEVRQYAHIESDMLAGQFDAFILSRATMLDSGDPVAYMYSDFACEGSFNIAQLCDPKVDAAISRAGDLPTGPERRQAIIDAEAAILSTDAAVPMLHERVIQGESLRVQDAVRDPRERELITEHTRLDGASR from the coding sequence TTGATCCTTCGTCGCGCGGTTTATCTGTCCCTTGGGGCCCTGTCGCTGGCCCTGCTCACCGGTTGTCAAAAGGAGGACGCCACCGAGGAAGCCAGCGGTGCAAGGGCGGCGGATGATCGCGTGCGGGTGGCGATGCTGCAGCCGCCGCGCTCCGGCTTGAATCCGCTGACCGATGACGCCTTCAAACTGTCGCGCTGGCGTACCGCCGAAACCCTGATTCGTCTCAATGATGACGGCGATCCGCAACCGTTTCTGGCCACCGAGTGGGAACAGCTTGACGAGCGCAGCTGGCGTTTCGAAATTCGCGATAACGTCACCTTCCACGACGGCACACCCCTGACCGCCTCGCAGGTGGTGCGCGCGCTGACGGCCGCCACCAGGGCGGTGCCGCGTCCGCGCATTCTCGATGGCGTCAACATGACCATCGAGGCCGACGGTGACAACGCCGTGCGGGTCACGACCGAAACGCCTGATCCGCTGGTGCCCAATCGGCTCTCCAGTCCGCAGCTGGCGATCATGGCGGCGAAGGCCTACGGCGAGGACGGCCGGGTCAATCCGATCGAGGCCGGCACCGGGCCGTTCGTGTTGAAGGAGATCAACGGCACCCAGAGCGCGACGCTTGATCGCTATGACGACTACTGGGGCGAGCGCGCAGCACTGGCCGGCATTGATGCCGACTACGTGCCCGATGGCACGGCGCGTGCTGCGGCACTGCGTACCGGGACCGCCGATGTGGTCGAGGCCGTACCGGTCTCCCAGGTGGCGCTGATCGATCCGGAGCGGGTGCATGAGGTGCCGATGCCGCGTACCAATACGCTCTATCTCAATACCGAACACGGCGTATTCAGCGATCCGGCCATGCGCGCCGCCGCCCGTGAGGCGCTCGATCGGGCCGCCCTCGTCAGAACGGTCTATGAAGGCCGTGCCGATGAGGCGAAGGGGCTGCTGGGGCCGGCACTGGCCTGGGCCGATGGGCTGCGCTCATCGATCGAAGGGCGCAGTGAGGCCGCTGCCCCCAACGGTGCTCGCATCACGCTTGGGACCTTCACCGACCGGGCCGAGCTGCCGGAAGTGGCGGTGCTGCTGGAGCAGCAGCTTGAGGCCGCCGGCTTTGATGTCCAGCAGGAGGTGCGCCAGTACGCTCATATCGAGTCCGACATGCTCGCCGGTCAGTTCGATGCCTTTATCCTGTCGCGGGCGACCATGCTCGACTCCGGTGATCCGGTCGCCTACATGTACAGCGACTTTGCCTGCGAGGGCTCCTTCAATATCGCTCAGCTCTGCGACCCGAAGGTTGATGCGGCGATTTCTCGCGCCGGTGACCTGCCCACCGGCCCCGAGCGTCGTCAGGCCATCATCGATGCCGAGGCTGCGATTCTGAGTACCGATGCCGCCGTGCCGATGCTGCATGAGCGGGTCATTCAGGGCGAATCGCTTCGTGTTCAGGACGCCGTGCGTGATCCGCGCGAACGTGAGCTGATCACCGAGCACACGCGCCTTGATGGCGCCTCTCGTTAA
- a CDS encoding glycerophosphodiester phosphodiesterase family protein has translation MPLPNRSFLTVSPRDAFDIDTARLADFSAENFELVAHRGASGYRPEHTLEAYQLAIEQGADTIEPDLVPTRDGVLVARHEGASGKRDDDGEHTKTGFHKARSFSR, from the coding sequence ATGCCCTTGCCCAACCGTTCGTTTCTCACCGTTTCTCCACGCGACGCCTTTGATATCGATACCGCCCGCCTTGCCGACTTCAGTGCCGAGAATTTCGAGCTGGTCGCTCACCGCGGTGCCAGCGGCTATCGCCCCGAACACACGCTTGAGGCGTATCAACTGGCGATCGAACAGGGGGCCGATACCATCGAGCCTGACCTGGTGCCCACCCGGGATGGCGTGCTGGTGGCGCGCCACGAGGGTGCATCCGGCAAGCGCGACGATGATGGCGAACATACAAAAACCGGCTTTCATAAGGCGCGCTCTTTTTCTCGTTAA
- the hmpA gene encoding NO-inducible flavohemoprotein has product MLNQKQLDLINATAPVVAENAETIASTFYPLMFERYPHVRSMFNMRHQQTGEQPRALARSVVAYALNRNDPEALERLMRPIVNKHVAINLQPDQYTIVAECLMAAIGKVLGDAVTAEILDAWSGLYWEFAERLIDAEEATYRVLEEAPGGWRGERDFYLADRVAESEEIVSFYFKPLDEHPVRTFQPGQYLGVALDIDGEQALRQYSLTSRPGDDVYRISVKREGQGRASRHLHDHMKVGDHVRLLAPVGDMVLDDREAPVMLISAGVGQTPMLSLMAQALDAGRQVIYLHGTRNARVHAFHESLKAMAEQYGSQLIYRYVYSDPTTTDERRHRGIINRALLADYMPRDVTPSCYFTGPTGFMRDVDSALAALGIDTPYRHFEYFGPSGQLH; this is encoded by the coding sequence ATGCTTAACCAGAAGCAGCTTGATCTCATCAACGCCACGGCCCCGGTCGTGGCCGAAAACGCCGAAACCATCGCCAGCACCTTTTATCCGCTGATGTTCGAGCGCTACCCGCACGTGCGCTCGATGTTCAACATGCGTCATCAGCAGACCGGCGAGCAGCCCCGCGCGCTGGCCCGCTCGGTGGTCGCCTACGCACTCAACCGCAACGACCCGGAAGCGCTGGAGCGACTCATGCGCCCGATCGTCAACAAGCATGTGGCGATCAATCTGCAGCCCGATCAATACACCATTGTCGCCGAATGCCTGATGGCAGCGATCGGCAAGGTGCTGGGCGATGCCGTCACCGCCGAGATCCTTGACGCCTGGAGCGGGCTCTACTGGGAATTCGCCGAGCGGCTGATCGACGCCGAGGAGGCCACCTACCGTGTGCTTGAAGAGGCGCCGGGTGGCTGGCGCGGCGAGCGGGACTTCTATCTCGCCGATCGCGTGGCGGAAAGCGAGGAGATTGTGTCGTTTTACTTCAAGCCGCTGGATGAGCACCCGGTGCGCACCTTCCAGCCGGGGCAGTATCTGGGCGTGGCACTCGACATCGACGGCGAACAGGCCCTGCGCCAGTACAGCCTGACCTCGCGGCCGGGCGACGATGTCTACCGAATTTCGGTCAAGCGTGAAGGCCAGGGCCGCGCGAGCCGCCACCTGCATGATCATATGAAGGTCGGCGATCATGTCCGCCTGCTGGCGCCGGTGGGTGACATGGTGCTCGATGATCGCGAAGCACCGGTCATGCTGATCAGCGCCGGTGTCGGTCAGACCCCGATGCTCTCGCTGATGGCCCAGGCACTCGATGCCGGGCGTCAGGTCATCTATCTGCATGGCACGCGCAACGCCCGGGTGCATGCCTTTCATGAGTCTCTCAAGGCGATGGCCGAGCAGTACGGTAGCCAGCTCATCTACCGCTACGTCTACAGCGATCCGACAACGACCGATGAACGGCGCCATCGCGGCATCATTAACCGCGCCCTGCTGGCCGACTATATGCCGCGCGACGTGACACCGAGCTGCTATTTTACCGGCCCGACCGGTTTCATGCGTGATGTGGACAGCGCTCTGGCGGCACTGGGCATCGACACGCCATATCGTCATTTCGAGTATTTCGGCCCCTCCGGTCAGCTGCACTGA
- a CDS encoding ABC transporter permease subunit, whose translation MSTSSVGVTPSFALMPMLRALVPTLSRLITLAGVVVLVGLLPWLSGRDPALSILRARAGDQNPTPEALDSIRAQLGLDMGPWEKLGHWLSNLLHGDAGVSWISGGPVLPGMLEATGVSLTLMLAALLVALVTTAALCVTAVRRGLSGEPAPTSGALGATLTALPEFLLAAILLVIFAAGLNWLPPYGWGEIRHLVLPALALGLPAGGLLGRLFSDGLTAGFSERWVATWHVAGFGRRRIALAVLKRILPSLLPQVGLVIVGLTGGAIAVEQVFSIPGLGRATLGAASAQDLPALQTGILLLLIMAVVLGGAAELGRTLLLGRTLRAGAVPVSRHESCRGRWPWLVPSVVVLLLVLVIAAGITRDPLASQYLRLQTPSLDLPLGADGTGRDILARVSHGALSTMGMALLVVSITFVLGVVIGLMPRLAAGPIEVTNATPPVIAGLVVAGLMGPSASGAIIAVTLVSWAPLAAHTAALVTEVQGQAHVRITPMLGVGRVRLLSRYLLPAVIGPVFRHAMLRLPGIALALAALGFLGLGPRPPAPEWGLLLAEGIPYLERAPWAVLVPSLALVLMSVLAVSLSSLWRR comes from the coding sequence ATGAGCACTTCCAGCGTCGGCGTGACGCCCTCCTTCGCCCTGATGCCCATGCTGCGCGCGCTGGTGCCCACCCTTTCAAGGCTGATAACGCTGGCCGGGGTGGTCGTGCTGGTGGGGCTTCTGCCCTGGCTTTCCGGGCGTGATCCGGCGCTGAGCATCCTGCGCGCCCGCGCCGGGGATCAAAATCCAACGCCCGAGGCGCTGGACTCGATTCGTGCCCAGCTCGGGCTCGATATGGGCCCGTGGGAGAAACTCGGCCACTGGCTATCCAATCTTTTACACGGCGATGCCGGCGTGTCATGGATTTCGGGCGGGCCGGTACTGCCGGGTATGCTCGAGGCCACCGGGGTCTCGCTGACGTTGATGCTGGCCGCTCTGCTGGTGGCACTGGTGACCACCGCGGCGCTGTGCGTGACGGCCGTGCGTCGTGGTCTGAGCGGCGAGCCTGCGCCCACGTCCGGTGCGCTGGGAGCAACCCTCACGGCGCTGCCGGAATTCCTGCTCGCCGCGATCCTGCTGGTGATCTTCGCGGCCGGACTCAACTGGCTGCCGCCCTACGGCTGGGGCGAGATACGCCATCTGGTGCTGCCGGCACTGGCGCTCGGTCTGCCGGCCGGCGGGCTTCTGGGGCGGTTGTTCAGCGACGGGCTGACCGCCGGTTTTTCCGAGCGCTGGGTGGCGACCTGGCACGTGGCGGGCTTTGGCCGGCGGCGCATCGCACTCGCGGTACTCAAGCGCATCCTGCCCAGCCTGCTGCCGCAGGTGGGGCTGGTGATCGTCGGGCTGACCGGCGGGGCGATTGCCGTCGAGCAGGTGTTCTCGATTCCGGGGCTCGGGCGGGCGACGCTGGGGGCGGCCTCGGCGCAGGATCTGCCGGCGCTTCAGACCGGTATCCTGCTATTGCTGATCATGGCCGTAGTGCTGGGCGGGGCAGCCGAGCTTGGACGAACGCTGCTGCTGGGACGTACCCTGCGTGCCGGGGCCGTGCCGGTCTCGCGTCATGAGTCTTGTCGCGGGCGCTGGCCGTGGCTGGTGCCCTCGGTGGTGGTCCTGTTGCTGGTGCTTGTTATCGCTGCCGGCATCACGCGCGACCCGCTGGCGTCCCAGTATCTGCGCCTGCAGACGCCGAGCCTTGACCTGCCGCTGGGGGCCGATGGCACCGGGCGCGACATTCTCGCCCGCGTCAGCCATGGGGCGCTGTCCACCATGGGTATGGCGCTGCTGGTGGTGTCGATCACTTTCGTGCTGGGTGTGGTGATCGGTCTGATGCCGCGGCTGGCGGCCGGGCCGATCGAGGTCACCAACGCTACCCCGCCGGTCATTGCCGGACTGGTGGTGGCGGGGCTCATGGGGCCAAGCGCCAGTGGCGCCATCATTGCGGTCACGCTGGTGAGCTGGGCACCGCTGGCAGCCCACACGGCGGCGCTGGTGACCGAGGTGCAGGGTCAGGCGCATGTGCGCATTACCCCGATGCTGGGGGTGGGGCGAGTGCGCCTTTTGAGCCGCTATCTTCTGCCTGCAGTGATCGGCCCGGTCTTTCGTCACGCCATGCTGCGCCTGCCCGGTATCGCGCTGGCGCTTGCCGCGCTGGGCTTTCTGGGGCTCGGGCCGCGGCCGCCTGCGCCCGAGTGGGGGCTGCTGCTGGCTGAGGGCATTCCCTATCTGGAACGCGCCCCCTGGGCGGTGCTGGTGCCTTCGCTGGCGCTGGTGTTGATGTCGGTGCTGGCTGTGTCGCTGTCGAGTCTCTGGCGGCGTTAA
- a CDS encoding TonB-dependent receptor family protein → MTSRRTLLLALAGAMTAGTAHGEEITGDDAIETMVISAPRLARELYNTPAAVSTVERESIQRGQQRVRLDESLGQVPGVFIQNRDNFAQGQRIAIRGFGARAPFGVRGITILMDGIPYTLPDGQAQIDAIDLDSAESIEVIRGPSSVLYGNAAGGVISVTTANGRDDPGTRLRVEGGSDDYKKASLQTGSANGDWSHHVSLSALNQNGYRDHSSVEKYLLNAKLRRELDDDRALTAIVNLLDNPRSEDPGGLTREQVSENRHQAGRFTREYDTGQSVDQQVVGLQYEDLSAGPGELYVKGFYTWRNFEQQLPYPGDSLLGYDRDVFGGSVEYHQTLSLGDMPLRYVAGIDAAHQRDDRWRRNVAFSGDVTDTAADETQTATSTGIFWQGDLDLTDQWTASLGARHDRVRLKVDDDFTSNGDDSGDREFNEWSGSAGLSYRYLPDHQAYVTTGTSFETPTFSEFANPTGGGGFNSSVEPQKAWNRELGLRGHFNNGLNYDVALFSVRVRDELVPYSLEGEDGRTFYQNAGNTERDGLEVALGWQLDETWRLDSALTLAHYRFDDFEANGERFDGNRIPGLPEQTWVNWLTWEGQDERFATLETQYIGDMVADNANDVDVDSYWLINLRAGEGWRLGGDTRLNVYAGIRNLFDREHFANTRINANNNRYFEPAPGRTFYAGLEVGF, encoded by the coding sequence ATGACATCACGCAGAACGCTGCTGCTGGCGCTGGCGGGCGCCATGACGGCGGGGACCGCCCACGGTGAAGAGATCACGGGCGATGACGCCATCGAGACCATGGTGATCAGCGCCCCGCGGCTGGCCCGCGAGCTCTACAATACCCCGGCGGCTGTCTCGACTGTCGAGCGCGAAAGCATCCAGCGCGGCCAGCAGCGGGTGCGGCTGGATGAATCGCTCGGGCAGGTGCCGGGGGTGTTTATCCAGAACCGGGACAACTTCGCCCAGGGCCAGCGCATTGCCATTCGCGGCTTCGGCGCCCGCGCGCCCTTCGGCGTGCGCGGCATCACCATTTTGATGGATGGCATTCCCTATACGCTGCCGGACGGCCAGGCCCAGATCGATGCGATCGATCTCGACAGCGCCGAAAGCATCGAGGTGATCCGCGGGCCCTCCTCGGTGCTCTACGGCAACGCCGCCGGCGGGGTGATCTCGGTGACTACCGCCAACGGCCGTGACGACCCGGGTACCCGCCTGCGTGTGGAAGGCGGCAGCGACGACTACAAAAAGGCCTCCCTGCAGACCGGCAGTGCCAACGGCGACTGGTCGCATCACGTCAGCCTCTCGGCGCTAAATCAGAACGGCTATCGTGACCACAGCTCGGTGGAAAAATACCTGCTCAACGCCAAACTGCGCCGCGAGCTGGACGACGACCGTGCGCTCACCGCCATCGTCAATCTGCTGGATAATCCGCGCTCGGAAGACCCGGGCGGGCTGACCCGCGAGCAGGTCTCCGAGAACCGCCATCAGGCCGGGCGCTTTACCCGTGAATATGACACCGGCCAGAGCGTTGACCAGCAGGTGGTGGGGCTTCAGTACGAGGACCTTTCCGCCGGCCCCGGCGAGCTCTACGTGAAGGGCTTCTACACCTGGCGCAATTTCGAGCAGCAGCTGCCCTATCCGGGCGATAGCCTGCTGGGCTATGACCGCGACGTCTTCGGCGGCAGCGTCGAGTATCATCAGACGCTAAGTCTTGGCGACATGCCGCTGCGCTACGTGGCCGGCATTGATGCCGCCCACCAGCGCGATGATCGCTGGCGGCGCAATGTCGCCTTCAGCGGCGACGTCACCGACACCGCCGCCGACGAGACCCAGACCGCCACCTCGACCGGCATCTTCTGGCAGGGTGATCTCGACCTCACCGATCAGTGGACCGCCTCACTGGGGGCGCGCCATGACCGCGTTCGGCTCAAGGTCGATGACGATTTCACCAGCAACGGCGATGACAGCGGCGACCGGGAGTTCAACGAGTGGAGCGGCTCGGCAGGCCTGAGCTATCGCTATCTGCCCGACCATCAGGCCTATGTGACGACCGGTACCTCGTTCGAGACACCGACCTTCTCGGAGTTTGCCAACCCCACCGGGGGCGGCGGCTTCAATTCGAGCGTCGAACCGCAAAAGGCGTGGAACCGCGAGCTCGGTCTGCGCGGTCATTTCAACAACGGCCTGAACTACGACGTGGCACTGTTTTCGGTGCGCGTGCGCGACGAGCTGGTGCCCTACAGTCTCGAAGGCGAGGACGGCCGCACCTTCTATCAAAACGCCGGCAACACCGAGCGTGACGGGCTGGAAGTCGCACTGGGCTGGCAGCTCGATGAGACCTGGCGGCTGGACAGCGCGCTGACGCTGGCCCACTACCGCTTTGACGACTTTGAGGCCAACGGCGAGCGGTTTGATGGCAACCGCATTCCCGGCCTGCCGGAGCAGACCTGGGTCAACTGGCTGACCTGGGAAGGACAGGATGAGCGCTTTGCCACGCTCGAGACCCAGTACATCGGCGACATGGTGGCCGACAATGCCAACGACGTGGACGTCGACAGCTACTGGCTGATCAACCTGCGCGCAGGCGAGGGCTGGCGGCTTGGCGGGGATACCCGCCTCAATGTCTACGCCGGTATTCGCAATCTGTTCGACCGCGAGCATTTTGCCAACACCCGCATCAATGCCAATAACAACCGCTACTTCGAGCCCGCTCCGGGGCGGACCTTCTATGCCGGGCTGGAAGTCGGATTTTAA
- a CDS encoding SDR family oxidoreductase encodes MRLQGQRAVVTGAASGIGLATVERFLIEGASVALLDQDAPALIREGTRLGRTYPGRVHVETVDVADHDAVRGVMASSLDALGGIDILVNAAGVNVFADPLAVDAELWQRCLSINLEGAWHCIQALLPSMLSQSRGHVVNIASVHGHRIIPGAFPYPVAKHGLIGLTRSLGIEYAARGIRVNSISPGLIATPSAQAWLDGLSEAERLQQIELLPCKRFGDAKEVAATALFLAGDEARFINATDILIDGGRSQVYHL; translated from the coding sequence ATGAGACTTCAGGGACAGCGGGCCGTGGTGACCGGGGCTGCCAGCGGCATCGGGCTTGCCACGGTCGAGCGTTTTCTCATTGAAGGGGCAAGCGTGGCACTGCTGGATCAGGACGCGCCTGCCCTGATCCGAGAGGGCACCCGGCTGGGGCGGACGTATCCCGGCAGGGTTCATGTCGAGACGGTGGACGTGGCCGATCATGATGCCGTCAGAGGCGTCATGGCCTCTTCGCTCGACGCTCTGGGCGGGATCGATATCCTGGTCAACGCCGCCGGCGTCAACGTTTTCGCCGACCCGCTGGCGGTGGATGCCGAGCTCTGGCAGCGCTGTCTTTCGATCAATCTGGAAGGCGCCTGGCACTGCATTCAGGCGCTGTTGCCGTCGATGCTTTCGCAGTCGCGCGGCCATGTGGTCAACATCGCCTCGGTCCATGGGCATCGGATCATTCCCGGGGCCTTTCCCTATCCGGTGGCCAAGCACGGCCTGATCGGGCTGACCCGTTCGCTGGGCATTGAATACGCGGCCCGGGGCATTCGGGTCAATTCGATTTCGCCTGGGCTGATTGCAACGCCCTCCGCGCAGGCCTGGCTTGACGGATTGAGCGAGGCAGAGCGGTTGCAACAGATCGAGCTTTTGCCCTGCAAGCGCTTTGGCGACGCCAAAGAGGTGGCCGCCACGGCGCTGTTTCTGGCCGGTGACGAGGCGCGTTTTATCAATGCCACCGACATTCTCATCGACGGCGGGCGCAGCCAGGTCTATCACCTCTAA
- a CDS encoding ABC transporter ATP-binding protein, whose product MHGVASSDAPSPLLCAKGLYKHLYQPSLAFWRVRKPRTILRDISLSIHPGERIGLAGVSGAGKTTLLNLLLALKGADAGTITCQGRAVRPASVRALRWYRRQVQYIPQAPASSLDPRMSVRDLIREPLVRLNVEGHHDQRIDEALDRVGLDQTLLHARPGALSGGQAQRVAIARAVALRPRLLLADEPLSGLDLPVRARVMQLFDDMSRLDGTALLIISHDLSVMPRLCERTLILHDGAIIEDRPTQALFETPCHDHTRALVRAARLDHALITPVSTPSLHPVS is encoded by the coding sequence GTGCACGGCGTAGCGTCCAGCGATGCCCCATCGCCACTGCTGTGCGCCAAAGGGCTTTATAAACATCTTTATCAGCCGAGCCTGGCGTTCTGGCGCGTTCGAAAGCCACGCACGATCCTGCGCGATATCAGTCTTTCGATTCACCCCGGCGAGCGTATTGGTCTTGCCGGCGTATCCGGTGCGGGCAAAACGACGCTTTTGAACCTGCTGCTGGCGCTCAAGGGCGCCGATGCCGGCACCATCACCTGTCAGGGTCGAGCGGTGCGCCCTGCCTCCGTGCGCGCGCTGCGCTGGTATCGCCGGCAGGTGCAGTACATTCCCCAGGCCCCGGCCTCTTCTCTGGACCCGCGCATGAGCGTGCGCGACCTGATCCGTGAGCCGCTGGTCCGCCTGAACGTTGAAGGCCACCACGACCAGCGCATCGATGAGGCGCTGGACCGGGTGGGGCTGGATCAGACGTTGCTGCACGCCCGCCCCGGGGCGCTCTCCGGCGGGCAGGCACAGCGCGTGGCCATTGCCCGCGCCGTGGCCCTGCGCCCGCGGCTGCTGCTCGCCGATGAGCCGCTCAGCGGGCTGGACCTTCCGGTGCGCGCTCGGGTCATGCAGCTTTTCGATGACATGAGCCGGCTCGATGGCACCGCCCTTTTAATCATCTCGCATGATCTCTCGGTCATGCCGCGGCTGTGTGAGCGCACGCTCATCCTGCATGACGGCGCCATCATCGAGGATCGGCCGACCCAGGCCCTGTTCGAGACGCCCTGTCATGACCATACCCGGGCGCTGGTGCGCGCCGCACGGCTGGATCACGCCCTGATCACGCCAGTGTCCACCCCTTCCCTTCACCCTGTTTCTTGA